The Raoultibacter phocaeensis genome includes a window with the following:
- a CDS encoding ABC transporter ATP-binding protein/permease, with protein sequence MLQLIDIRKSYTTASFSQVALDDISISFRDNEFVAVLGPSGSGKTTMLNIVGGLDHYDSGNLVIDGISTEQYKDRDWDTYRNNRIGFVFQSYNLIPHQTVLANVELALTLSGVSRTERRERATEALKKVGLGDHMDKKPSQLSGGQMQRVAIARALINDPEILLADEPTGALDSKTSVQIMALLTEIANDRLVIMVTHNPELAEEYATRIVNLSDGVITSDSDPYNPTPEEIEEHQSEKAPRRTSMSFLTALSLSFNNLMTKKGRTLMTAFAGSIGIIGIAAILALANGVNNYIKSVEEDTLSQYPLQIQSTGLDLTSMMMGSAAGVTQDDDAGDAEGQIHETKMITRMFSSIGSNDLASLKEYLDSGESDIEQYVNSIQYSYDVTPQIFSSDTEDGVRQVNPDKSFSALGLGSSASSNSLMSMSMSTDTFYEMSDDRRLIEEQYDVVAGAWPQNYDELVVVLTGNGNVSDFLLYTLGLRDPDELADMVKKFAAEEDVEVPEDRLAVSYEDILDVTFKLVNPTEYYQYDEEYGVWKDKTDDTEYMKKIVGDGENIKISGIVMPKPDATITALSTGIYYTSDLTDHVIEQSADTQIVKDQLADPTIDVFSGKSFTEEDEEADNGFDMNSLFTIDGDALQSAFVIDESALAVDMSNSLDLQSAAANLPDAPQPDMGSIIDSMNIQIPTDQVASLMAQIMQGYAAYLQQYATQVPPMIANPDDPTGAPIPNPDYNPMTAEQFLASPEVQAQIAGAMQGMVDTDQLEAQVATALQSYVQTTMTTYMNLMAQSLQSQVTSALQQSMNQMASNMANAMHIDEEAFKEAFQMNMDETELTELMMSLMRVEEHSYDNNLKKLGYASFDKPSGIDIYPIDFESKAKIIDILDGYNEKMKADGEEDRVITYTDFVGALMSSVTDIINMISYVLVAFVAISLVVSSIMIGVITYISVLERKKEIGILRSIGASKGDISRVFNAETLIVGFVAGAIGIGVTALACIPANAIVYSLFDVKDVASLPWQAALILVAISMALTFLAGLIPSRAASRKDPVEALRSE encoded by the coding sequence ATGCTCCAACTCATCGACATCCGCAAGTCGTATACTACGGCGAGCTTTTCACAGGTCGCCCTCGACGATATCTCGATTTCGTTTCGCGATAACGAGTTCGTGGCCGTGCTCGGTCCCTCGGGATCGGGCAAAACGACGATGCTCAACATCGTCGGCGGCCTCGACCACTACGACTCGGGCAACCTCGTCATCGACGGCATTTCAACCGAACAGTACAAAGACCGCGATTGGGACACCTACCGCAACAACCGCATCGGCTTCGTGTTCCAAAGCTACAACCTGATTCCCCACCAAACAGTACTCGCCAACGTGGAGCTTGCCCTGACGCTTTCGGGCGTTTCGCGCACCGAACGACGCGAGCGCGCCACGGAAGCCCTAAAAAAGGTCGGTCTCGGCGACCACATGGACAAGAAGCCGAGCCAGCTTTCGGGCGGCCAGATGCAGCGCGTTGCCATCGCACGCGCGCTCATCAACGACCCCGAGATCCTGCTTGCTGACGAACCCACCGGTGCACTCGACTCCAAAACGAGCGTACAGATCATGGCGCTTCTGACCGAGATCGCAAACGATCGTCTGGTCATCATGGTCACGCACAACCCCGAGCTCGCCGAAGAGTACGCCACCCGCATCGTAAATCTCTCCGACGGCGTAATCACCTCCGACAGCGATCCGTACAATCCCACACCCGAGGAAATCGAAGAGCATCAGAGCGAGAAGGCCCCGCGCCGCACGTCGATGTCGTTTCTTACGGCACTTTCGCTTTCGTTCAACAACCTCATGACCAAGAAGGGCCGCACGCTCATGACGGCGTTCGCGGGCTCCATTGGCATCATCGGCATCGCCGCCATCCTCGCGCTCGCCAACGGCGTGAACAACTACATCAAAAGCGTCGAGGAGGACACGCTTTCGCAGTACCCGTTGCAAATCCAGAGCACGGGTCTCGATCTGACATCCATGATGATGGGCTCGGCAGCGGGCGTGACCCAAGACGACGATGCGGGCGACGCCGAAGGCCAGATACACGAGACCAAGATGATCACGCGCATGTTCTCGAGCATCGGCAGCAACGACCTGGCATCGCTCAAAGAGTACCTCGATAGCGGCGAAAGCGATATCGAGCAGTACGTGAACTCCATCCAGTACTCCTACGACGTGACGCCGCAGATCTTCAGTTCCGATACCGAAGATGGCGTGCGCCAGGTGAATCCCGACAAATCGTTCTCGGCCCTCGGCCTCGGTTCATCCGCCAGCTCAAACAGCCTCATGTCGATGTCTATGAGCACCGACACGTTCTACGAGATGTCCGACGACCGTCGCCTCATCGAAGAACAGTACGACGTGGTGGCGGGCGCGTGGCCCCAAAACTACGACGAACTGGTGGTCGTGCTTACCGGAAACGGCAACGTGAGCGACTTTCTGCTTTACACGCTCGGGTTGCGCGACCCCGACGAGCTCGCCGATATGGTGAAGAAGTTCGCGGCCGAAGAGGATGTGGAAGTGCCCGAAGACCGCTTAGCAGTTTCGTACGAAGATATTCTCGATGTGACGTTCAAGCTGGTCAACCCAACCGAGTACTACCAATACGACGAAGAATACGGCGTCTGGAAAGACAAGACCGACGACACGGAGTACATGAAGAAGATCGTCGGGGACGGCGAAAACATCAAAATCAGCGGCATTGTGATGCCGAAGCCCGATGCCACGATCACCGCGCTTTCGACCGGCATCTACTACACATCGGATCTGACTGACCATGTGATCGAGCAATCCGCCGATACGCAGATCGTAAAAGACCAGCTTGCCGATCCGACCATCGACGTGTTCTCGGGCAAGTCGTTTACTGAAGAAGACGAGGAAGCCGACAACGGCTTCGACATGAACTCGCTGTTCACCATCGACGGCGATGCGCTCCAATCGGCGTTCGTCATCGACGAGAGCGCATTGGCCGTCGACATGTCGAACTCGCTCGATTTGCAGAGCGCTGCCGCGAATCTGCCCGATGCACCGCAGCCCGACATGGGGTCGATCATCGATTCGATGAACATCCAGATTCCCACCGACCAGGTGGCGAGCCTGATGGCTCAGATCATGCAAGGCTACGCCGCGTACTTGCAACAATACGCTACCCAGGTGCCGCCGATGATAGCCAATCCCGACGACCCGACAGGTGCGCCCATACCCAACCCCGATTACAATCCCATGACCGCCGAGCAGTTCCTCGCAAGCCCCGAAGTGCAAGCGCAGATCGCGGGTGCTATGCAGGGCATGGTGGACACCGACCAGCTCGAGGCCCAGGTTGCCACTGCGCTGCAAAGCTACGTGCAGACCACTATGACCACGTACATGAACCTCATGGCCCAGTCGCTACAATCCCAGGTAACTTCGGCGCTGCAGCAGTCGATGAACCAGATGGCTTCCAACATGGCCAACGCCATGCACATCGACGAGGAGGCGTTCAAGGAAGCCTTCCAGATGAACATGGACGAAACCGAGCTCACCGAACTCATGATGTCGCTTATGCGCGTCGAGGAGCACTCGTACGACAACAACCTGAAGAAGCTCGGATACGCAAGTTTCGACAAGCCCTCCGGCATCGACATCTACCCCATCGATTTCGAGAGCAAAGCGAAGATCATCGACATCCTCGACGGCTACAACGAGAAGATGAAAGCCGACGGCGAAGAAGACCGGGTGATCACCTACACCGACTTCGTGGGGGCGCTCATGAGCTCGGTAACCGACATCATCAACATGATCAGTTACGTGCTCGTAGCGTTCGTAGCCATCTCGCTTGTGGTATCGTCCATCATGATCGGAGTTATCACCTATATCAGCGTGCTCGAGCGCAAGAAGGAGATCGGCATCCTGCGCTCCATCGGCGCAAGCAAAGGCGATATCAGCCGCGTGTTCAACGCTGAAACGCTCATCGTAGGATTTGTGGCAGGCGCCATCGGCATCGGCGTGACCGCGCTCGCCTGCATTCCCGCAAACGCCATCGTATACTCGCTCTTCGACGTAAAGGATGTGGCATCGCTGCCGTGGCAGGCCGCGCTCATCCTCGTGGCGATCAGTATGGCACTCACGTTCTTGGCGGGCCTCATCCCCTCGCGTGCCGCAAGCCGCAAGGATCCGGTCGAGGCGCTGAGAAGCGAATAG
- a CDS encoding tyrosine-protein phosphatase: MLKRENGEETVQSDHTAALREKFGLRRCVGCGEVVLYRSRELTEADERDVAALRGLGIATVYDLRKQAERDLSPEPELVCEAFEVQTCPVDLQNDKNRTRATIAPNVKAAYGKPGQRMVDLYGIMAAHADAVYSIVHSIAAAQAPVLVHCANGKDRVGVVCASVQKLCGVPYGQIVEDYLITNACNDAINRRDLRRYAGIMQPEEVEVLAAMFEARVEYLEAFFCAIDERYGSFEAWMGA, translated from the coding sequence ATGCTGAAGAGGGAAAACGGGGAAGAGACTGTGCAGTCGGACCACACTGCAGCGCTGCGCGAAAAGTTCGGACTGCGCCGTTGCGTCGGTTGCGGCGAGGTTGTTCTGTACCGCTCGCGCGAACTCACCGAAGCTGATGAGCGTGACGTTGCCGCCCTCCGCGGGCTTGGCATTGCCACCGTGTACGATCTGCGCAAGCAGGCGGAGCGCGACCTCTCGCCTGAACCCGAGCTCGTGTGCGAGGCCTTTGAGGTCCAAACCTGTCCCGTCGATCTGCAAAACGATAAGAACCGCACGCGTGCGACCATCGCCCCCAACGTGAAAGCAGCCTACGGGAAACCCGGCCAGCGCATGGTCGATCTGTACGGCATCATGGCTGCCCATGCCGACGCGGTGTACTCGATCGTCCATTCGATCGCCGCTGCCCAAGCGCCCGTGCTCGTGCACTGCGCAAACGGCAAGGACCGCGTCGGCGTCGTGTGCGCGAGCGTGCAGAAGCTTTGCGGCGTGCCGTACGGGCAGATCGTCGAAGACTACCTGATTACCAACGCGTGCAACGACGCAATCAACCGGCGCGACCTCAGACGCTACGCGGGCATCATGCAGCCCGAGGAAGTCGAGGTGCTCGCTGCCATGTTCGAAGCACGCGTCGAGTACCTCGAGGCGTTCTTCTGCGCCATCGACGAACGCTACGGCTCGTTCGAGGCTTGGATGGGCGCGTAG
- a CDS encoding ZIP family metal transporter, which produces MQNALVWAAAGTGFTFLMTTIGAAAVFLFRKKDSLTFQRLFLGFAAGVMIAASVWSLLIPAIESAEEAGQIGWIPAAGGFALGVAFLMGLHALLPHLHPGQKDPEGLPSKWNRPTLLFTAVTLHNIPEGMSVGLLFAMAAQQGGDPAMFGMAVALAIGIGIQNVPEGAAVSLPLLQEGMSAPKSFAMGALSGLAEPVFGILVVLFAGIIAPYMPWMLAFSAGAMMYVVVEELIPEAHLGDRSNVGTLGVMIGFLVMMILDVALG; this is translated from the coding sequence GTGCAAAATGCGCTTGTGTGGGCTGCGGCAGGGACCGGGTTCACGTTTCTCATGACGACGATCGGTGCGGCGGCAGTGTTTCTTTTCCGCAAGAAAGATAGCCTCACCTTTCAACGCCTCTTCCTCGGATTTGCCGCCGGCGTCATGATCGCGGCTTCGGTGTGGTCGCTTCTGATTCCCGCTATCGAATCGGCCGAAGAGGCGGGTCAGATCGGCTGGATCCCCGCAGCAGGCGGATTCGCGCTCGGCGTGGCATTTCTCATGGGGCTCCATGCGCTCTTGCCGCATCTGCATCCCGGGCAGAAAGATCCCGAGGGCCTTCCCTCCAAATGGAACCGTCCGACGCTTTTGTTCACGGCCGTTACGTTGCACAACATACCCGAGGGCATGAGCGTGGGCCTCTTGTTCGCGATGGCGGCGCAGCAGGGCGGCGATCCTGCCATGTTCGGCATGGCCGTTGCGCTCGCCATCGGCATCGGCATCCAGAACGTGCCCGAAGGCGCTGCGGTTTCGTTGCCGCTTTTGCAGGAGGGCATGAGTGCCCCGAAATCGTTCGCAATGGGTGCGCTTTCGGGATTGGCCGAACCGGTTTTCGGTATTCTTGTGGTGTTATTCGCCGGGATCATAGCTCCGTACATGCCGTGGATGCTTGCTTTCTCTGCAGGCGCTATGATGTACGTTGTGGTTGAGGAGCTTATCCCCGAGGCGCACTTGGGCGACCGTTCGAACGTCGGCACGCTGGGCGTGATGATCGGATTCCTCGTCATGATGATCCTCGATGTGGCATTGGGCTAG
- a CDS encoding iron-containing alcohol dehydrogenase: MEDFEFVSPTQFVFGHGVEKQVGAKLAERGAKRVLLHFGGQSAVASGLIDRIKAALDDAGIEQVELGGVRPNPEITLVREGIALCKEHDIDWVLAVGGGSVIDSAKAIAVGAHYDGDVWDFFETKRQTDDVLPIAVVLTIPAAGSEASKNMVVSNDELGLKSGYPNNAQRPKLAFMNPELTFTLPPYQTAAGLTDMFCHLLERFFDDVGAVPVTDNLNLSLMRTVRAEAPCVLAETDNYDARANVMWAGMLCHQGLAGVGRHEDWATHGLEHELSALDPDITHGAGLAVMFPAWMEYVYSENPARFAFYGREVFGLASTGSAEDDALSAIDETRSFFASLGMPTTLCELGIEEDDIERMIPTLKENKGEPFGSFKKLTMDDAREIYRLAL; this comes from the coding sequence ATGGAAGATTTTGAGTTCGTATCGCCGACGCAGTTCGTGTTCGGACATGGAGTTGAGAAGCAGGTCGGAGCCAAGCTTGCCGAGCGGGGTGCGAAGAGGGTGCTGCTTCATTTCGGCGGCCAGAGCGCCGTTGCGAGCGGGCTTATCGATCGAATCAAGGCTGCGCTCGACGATGCGGGCATCGAGCAGGTTGAGCTCGGCGGTGTGCGTCCTAATCCCGAGATCACGCTCGTGCGCGAAGGCATTGCGCTGTGCAAGGAGCACGATATCGACTGGGTGCTCGCCGTGGGTGGCGGATCGGTCATCGATTCGGCGAAGGCCATCGCCGTGGGTGCGCACTACGACGGCGATGTATGGGATTTCTTCGAGACGAAACGGCAGACCGATGACGTGCTTCCGATCGCGGTCGTGCTCACCATCCCCGCCGCGGGCAGCGAAGCGTCCAAGAACATGGTCGTCTCCAACGACGAGCTCGGCCTCAAATCGGGCTATCCTAACAATGCGCAGCGTCCGAAGCTCGCGTTCATGAACCCCGAGCTTACGTTTACGCTTCCGCCGTACCAAACGGCGGCGGGCCTCACCGACATGTTCTGCCATCTGCTCGAGCGTTTCTTCGACGACGTGGGTGCGGTTCCCGTGACCGACAACCTCAACCTTTCACTCATGAGAACCGTTCGTGCCGAAGCTCCGTGCGTGCTCGCTGAAACCGACAACTACGATGCGCGTGCAAACGTCATGTGGGCAGGTATGCTCTGCCACCAGGGTCTCGCGGGCGTCGGTCGCCATGAGGATTGGGCGACCCACGGACTCGAGCACGAGCTCTCAGCGCTCGACCCCGACATTACGCACGGCGCAGGCCTTGCCGTCATGTTCCCTGCTTGGATGGAGTACGTCTATTCCGAGAACCCCGCCCGTTTCGCGTTCTATGGCCGCGAGGTGTTCGGCCTTGCATCGACGGGTAGCGCAGAAGACGATGCGCTTTCGGCCATCGATGAAACGCGCAGCTTCTTCGCCTCGCTCGGCATGCCGACGACGCTTTGCGAGCTTGGCATCGAGGAGGATGATATCGAGCGCATGATTCCCACGCTCAAAGAGAACAAAGGCGAGCCGTTCGGCAGCTTTAAGAAGCTGACCATGGACGATGCGCGCGAAATATACCGGTTGGCGTTGTAA
- a CDS encoding DivIVA domain-containing protein, whose amino-acid sequence MQALEFKKKNFGGCDEEDALAKIHELAALYQAELDRLEKRMRAAEERAADYERRQAEVRQLMTAAQNMKDTMLAKADEEARQKTVRAEREAQKLIDNAAADAEDILAKATADSIVIMSNAKDEAARLRSESESERARARDEAEREAEESKRVLRESISALLETQVKVKADVKSHTDTAYAKAKVANDNLTQIVELLAELKESASL is encoded by the coding sequence TTGCAGGCCCTCGAATTCAAGAAGAAGAACTTCGGCGGATGCGACGAGGAAGATGCTCTCGCAAAGATCCACGAGCTTGCGGCGCTGTATCAAGCGGAGCTCGATCGGCTCGAGAAACGCATGCGGGCAGCCGAGGAGCGTGCCGCCGATTACGAGCGGCGCCAGGCAGAAGTTCGTCAGCTCATGACCGCGGCGCAGAACATGAAGGACACCATGCTTGCAAAGGCCGATGAGGAAGCGCGCCAGAAAACCGTTCGGGCCGAGCGAGAAGCCCAGAAGCTCATCGATAACGCGGCAGCCGATGCGGAAGACATTCTTGCAAAGGCAACCGCCGATTCCATCGTGATCATGTCGAACGCAAAGGACGAAGCCGCTCGATTGCGATCCGAGTCGGAAAGCGAACGTGCCCGTGCACGCGACGAAGCCGAGCGGGAAGCCGAAGAATCCAAGCGCGTGCTGCGGGAATCGATCTCCGCGCTTCTCGAAACGCAGGTGAAGGTGAAAGCCGATGTGAAAAGCCATACCGACACTGCGTATGCGAAAGCCAAAGTCGCCAACGACAACCTCACGCAGATCGTGGAGTTGCTCGCCGAGCTCAAGGAGAGCGCCTCACTGTAG
- a CDS encoding phage holin family protein, translated as MRFIIRWLVTAIAVGVAVWLVPGMDTVGGNEAWVSIAIFGLILSLINISIKPLMQVLSLPISVLTLGIFYLVVNTLMLYIAAWLANGIFQSGVEIETFGSAFVASIVISIVSAIVNAILGNNKD; from the coding sequence ATGAGGTTCATCATTCGCTGGCTCGTCACCGCTATCGCCGTCGGCGTCGCTGTTTGGCTCGTTCCCGGCATGGATACCGTCGGCGGCAACGAGGCATGGGTCTCGATCGCCATCTTCGGCCTGATCCTCTCGCTCATCAACATCAGCATAAAACCGCTCATGCAGGTGTTGAGCTTGCCAATATCAGTACTTACGCTCGGCATCTTCTATCTTGTCGTGAACACCCTCATGCTCTATATCGCCGCATGGCTTGCAAACGGCATTTTCCAATCGGGCGTTGAGATTGAAACGTTCGGCAGCGCTTTCGTGGCGAGCATCGTCATCAGCATCGTCTCGGCAATCGTGAACGCCATTTTGGGCAACAACAAGGACTAA
- a CDS encoding IS3 family transposase — MYTEREKVRYVETMWAEGLTPRAAERKWGTPSRESLRRWLEQAEEGSLPAEMPRVKGRAEHAPHSRYPEATKAEAVRLYGLGEKPAHIARRLGIAEASIISVWSRKARKSAIMSETGAEGAPREDEGAKPGMGQAAGSDDRRIEALRAELEEALFEVSVYKELMRDPKAASPASLSKRRLVGLGERLRRDCGCSLARISTFLGISKSTYLYHRARLDSPSGMTDGGFDGAVAAAFAENGGIYGYRRLKAALEAGGVRAPERRVRESMARQGLVARCSRSEKRWSSYAGEVSDAPGNLLLGEHGRHDFSADAPNELWLTDITEMRGRDGKCYLSAVVDCFDGKVVAWRASESPNAELANSTLADAIATLREGQRPVIHSDRGGHYRWKGWIALCEGAGLVRSMSRKGHSPDNAACEGFFGRAKVEAFHSLVRAGAPVAEIFEAVARYITWYNDGRLKTFRENGKKATCETIEGRRRRLGLAA, encoded by the coding sequence ATGTACACGGAAAGGGAGAAGGTCCGCTACGTCGAGACGATGTGGGCCGAGGGGCTCACGCCCCGCGCCGCCGAGCGGAAATGGGGGACCCCGTCCAGGGAGTCGCTGAGGCGGTGGCTGGAGCAGGCCGAGGAGGGCTCCCTGCCGGCGGAGATGCCCAGGGTGAAGGGGCGCGCCGAGCACGCGCCCCACTCCCGCTACCCCGAGGCCACCAAGGCGGAGGCCGTCCGCCTCTACGGCCTCGGGGAGAAGCCCGCGCACATCGCCCGCCGCCTCGGCATCGCCGAAGCGAGCATAATATCGGTCTGGAGCAGGAAGGCCCGCAAAAGCGCTATCATGTCCGAGACCGGCGCGGAGGGCGCGCCGCGCGAGGACGAGGGGGCGAAGCCGGGCATGGGGCAGGCGGCGGGATCGGACGACAGGCGGATCGAGGCCCTCCGGGCCGAGCTCGAGGAGGCGCTCTTCGAGGTGAGCGTCTACAAGGAGCTGATGCGCGACCCAAAAGCCGCAAGCCCGGCGAGCCTGTCGAAGAGGCGGCTCGTCGGGTTAGGCGAGAGGCTGAGGCGGGACTGCGGGTGCTCCCTGGCCCGGATCTCGACGTTCTTGGGAATCTCGAAGAGCACCTACCTCTACCACCGGGCGAGGCTCGATAGCCCGTCCGGCATGACGGACGGGGGCTTCGACGGGGCCGTGGCCGCGGCCTTCGCGGAGAACGGCGGGATCTACGGCTACCGCCGCCTCAAGGCGGCGCTGGAGGCCGGCGGCGTCCGCGCGCCCGAGCGCAGGGTGCGCGAGTCGATGGCGCGCCAGGGGCTCGTCGCCCGGTGCTCCAGGTCGGAGAAGAGATGGAGCTCGTACGCGGGCGAGGTGTCGGACGCGCCCGGGAACCTGCTGCTCGGCGAGCACGGGAGGCACGACTTCTCGGCGGACGCGCCCAACGAGCTGTGGCTCACCGACATCACCGAGATGCGGGGGCGCGACGGCAAGTGCTACCTGTCCGCCGTCGTCGACTGCTTCGACGGCAAGGTCGTCGCCTGGCGCGCCTCGGAGAGCCCCAACGCCGAGCTCGCGAACTCCACGCTCGCCGACGCGATAGCGACGCTTCGGGAGGGCCAGCGTCCCGTCATCCACTCCGACCGCGGCGGGCACTACCGCTGGAAGGGGTGGATCGCGCTGTGCGAGGGGGCCGGCCTCGTGCGCTCGATGTCGCGCAAGGGGCACAGCCCCGACAACGCGGCGTGCGAGGGCTTCTTCGGCCGGGCGAAGGTCGAGGCGTTCCATTCGCTCGTGCGCGCGGGGGCGCCCGTCGCCGAGATATTCGAGGCCGTCGCGCGCTACATCACGTGGTACAATGACGGCCGCCTCAAGACGTTCAGGGAGAACGGGAAGAAGGCCACCTGCGAGACCATCGAGGGCCGCCGCAGGAGGCTCGGGCTGGCGGCCTGA
- the rlmD gene encoding 23S rRNA (uracil(1939)-C(5))-methyltransferase RlmD has product MIELFSDVAGEAAVMHPIIGMDEPFFYRNKVVSPYAPGRRIKPRATGNAGAKNAKGAASRDGRRVSKQAPTHEILCGMYAAGSHRIIASDSCFIENKTAKKIILAIKDLMPAYRIEPYREDANTGFLRHAIVRVGHTSGEVLVTLVTNGRQFPGSKGLVRDLVKRCPEITSIVQNVNTRQTNVILGTDELRLYGPGFILDKLCNLSFRISSQSFYQVNSAQTEVLYRRAIELAHLSGKETVIDAYCGTGTIGLVAAKGIDGKSCAAHVIGVDETPSAIRDARANAMHNGIENATFVADDAGSFMRKLAQGEAPLPKSTSADSAITDQGAGDQHGTVVLMDPPRSGASEDFLDALVALAPDRVVYISCNPQTQARDVAYMVKRGYAVEAMQPVDMFPHTEHIENIVVCCNHA; this is encoded by the coding sequence ATGATCGAGTTGTTCTCCGATGTGGCTGGTGAAGCGGCTGTCATGCATCCCATCATCGGGATGGACGAGCCGTTCTTCTACCGCAACAAGGTGGTTTCGCCCTATGCTCCCGGCAGGCGCATCAAACCGCGGGCGACCGGCAACGCGGGTGCGAAAAACGCCAAAGGTGCAGCCAGCCGAGACGGCCGACGCGTTTCGAAGCAGGCGCCGACGCATGAGATCCTTTGCGGAATGTACGCCGCGGGGTCGCATCGGATCATTGCATCCGACTCGTGCTTCATCGAAAACAAAACGGCCAAGAAGATCATCCTTGCCATCAAAGACCTTATGCCGGCTTATCGCATCGAACCGTATCGCGAGGATGCGAACACGGGGTTTCTGCGCCACGCTATCGTCCGCGTCGGCCATACGAGCGGCGAGGTGCTCGTGACGCTCGTGACGAACGGACGGCAGTTCCCCGGGTCGAAGGGGCTAGTGCGCGACCTCGTGAAACGCTGCCCCGAAATCACTTCGATCGTACAGAACGTCAACACGCGGCAAACCAACGTGATCCTCGGAACCGACGAGCTGCGCCTCTACGGCCCGGGCTTCATCCTCGATAAGCTTTGCAATCTGAGCTTCCGCATTTCTTCTCAGTCGTTCTATCAGGTGAATTCGGCCCAGACCGAAGTGCTGTACCGCCGTGCGATCGAGCTTGCGCACCTGAGCGGAAAAGAAACGGTGATCGATGCGTACTGCGGTACGGGCACGATCGGGCTCGTGGCGGCCAAAGGTATCGATGGCAAAAGCTGCGCGGCGCACGTCATCGGCGTCGACGAGACGCCGTCCGCCATCCGCGACGCGCGGGCGAACGCAATGCATAACGGCATCGAAAACGCCACGTTCGTCGCCGACGATGCCGGTTCGTTCATGCGCAAACTCGCTCAAGGCGAAGCGCCCCTTCCGAAATCGACGAGCGCCGATTCAGCCATCACCGATCAAGGGGCGGGCGACCAGCACGGAACCGTGGTGCTCATGGATCCCCCGCGCTCAGGCGCGTCGGAAGACTTCCTCGATGCGCTCGTCGCGCTTGCGCCTGATCGGGTGGTTTACATCTCGTGTAACCCCCAGACCCAGGCGCGCGACGTAGCCTATATGGTTAAGCGGGGGTATGCGGTCGAGGCGATGCAGCCTGTGGACATGTTCCCCCACACCGAGCACATAGAGAATATCGTGGTATGCTGCAACCATGCGTAA